In the Prochlorococcus marinus str. MIT 9312 genome, TTATGCTGACGAGCTCCCCTAATATTAATTGAGTTGTCTTCTTCAAAACTATTATCAATTTTATTAACCATACTTACTTAAATCTAATTTATGATTAAAAAAACTATTATAGTAGAATTTTTTCTATTTTATGCAGCTGCTTGGTCTAAAAGTCTAGAAGCATAATCATTTACTTCAGCAGAAGCACCACCAATAAGTTCTATTAATTCATGTTGTCGTTGTTTTTTTGTAGTTAGTTTTGATATTGAAGTATAAGTTATTCCATCCATTACGTTTTTATTAACTTTAAAATGAGCTAATCCTCGAGCAGCTAAGAAAGGCTGATGTGTAATACATAAAACCTGTTGGCCTTTAGAAATTTCTTTTATTAGCTCAACCAAAGAAAATAAGGATTTACCACTTAAACCGTTATCAATTTCATCTAAAAAGAAAGTATTTGGTTTTTTAGAAATACTAGATTTAATAGCTAATAAGAATCTTGACATTTCTCCACCAGAAATAACATTTGATAATGGAGCAAGCTTCTGATCAGGATTAGCCGAAAACAAAAAATTTATATTATCAATTCCATCCCCAGAGGGCTTACATTCGGAAAATTGAATAGAAAAATTTGCATTTTCTAATCCTAGATTTCTTAAAATGGAGATTACTGAATCTTGTAACTGTTTGGCAACTTTTTTTCTTTCAGAAGATTGATTAAGAAATAAAGAATTTAATTTACTTTGTAAATTTTCAATTTGATTTTCAATATTACGAATCTCATTATCTTTATCGTTTTTTAGAAAGTGTGTCCTTAATTGATCTCGCTTTTCAATTAATTGAGGTAGGGCTAATGAAAAAGTTCTTTCCAAGTTTTTTAAAAAAAATAATCTTTGTTGTATTTCTGAAAGATTAGATTCATGATTATCTATGTCTTGTATATATGAATTTAGAGCAAAAATGAGATCTTCAACATAAGTTTGGATATCTAATAACTTATCTCTAAACTTTTGAATTTTTAAATCAAAATCTGATGTTCTGTTTAAATTTTTGATTGATTGATTTATCAAAAAAGCGACTGATGGTTCATCATGGCTAAAATTATTTAAGTTATCTAAACATGATTGAATTGAATGATTTATTTCGAGATTATTTACAAGTTTATTTTCTAGTGACTCTAATTCTAAGATTTCCTCACTGGAATTTAAGTTAGCTTCCTCTAAACTCTTCAACATTTGTTTAATTACTAAATTGTTTTCATCTTGCTTCCTAGAAGATTCTATTTTTTCATTCATTAATCCTTTTAAAAACTGACTTTCCCCCCATATTTTTTTAATCTTTGCACTAGTATCTCTAAATTCATGCGAACATAAATCATCAATAATTAATCTTCTCTTATCTTGAGTATGAAATATAAAAGTATCTGATTGACCTGCAAAATCTATTAATAATCCTCCAAGTTCTTCTAACGATTTTTTGTTAATTGATAAATTGTTAAGGCTATATTTGGATAAAACTTTATTATTTTTTCTATAAGATATTCTTTTGATATTTAGTACTGAAGAACTGCTTTGAAAACCATTACTAATTAACCAGTTATTAATGTGAAAAGAAGAAGAAAATTTTGCCTCGATAGCACAATGATCTTTTCCTGGACGTATTAAGTGCTTTAAAGGTATATTGGTTCCACCAAATAAAACATTTAAGGAATCTAAAACAAGTGATTTTCCTGAACCAGAATCCCCAGTAATGATGTTCAAACCTTTTTCAAAATTAATTTCTATAATTTCTATTAAGGCTATATTTTTTATTTTTAATTGTATTAGCATGATAAATCTTCCATATAAAAAAATTAACTTCTTTTTTAAAAAAATAAAGGTATTAAATATATAAAGTTATGAAAGAAGATTTTACTGATTTTATTGAAGTATCTGGACTGTTGGATTATGATCCAGATACAATATCTAAAATTTACAAAAAAAACCCTAAAAGACTTTTAAAAAGACTTTGGCAAACACTTATACCTATTTTTGCTTATATATTTTCTGTAGGGTGGGATAAATTAACTGGTAAATTAAATAATAATGAAACTGCAAGATTTAGGGCAAAAGAATTAACAAATTTATTAGTAGAACTTGGGCCAGCATTTGTTAAAGCAGGTCAAGCTTTATCAACAAGGCCAGATATAATTCCAGGGATTCTTCTTGAAGAATTATCTAACTTGCAAGATCAACTACCAGGATTTAATGGTGATAAGGCTATGGAATTAATAGAAGAAGATTTAGGATCCAAAATAGATGAAATTTTTTTAGCAATTGATAAAGAACCAATTTCTGCTGCTTCTCTAGGTCAAGTGCATAAAGGTAAACTAAAGAATGAAGAAATTGTTGCAGTTAAAGTGCAACGACCAGGTTTAAGAGAACAGATTACTTTAGACCTTTACATAGTAAGAAATATTGCCTATTGGCTAAAAAACAATATTGGATTAATAAGAAGTGATCTCGTGGCATTGATTGATGAATTAGGCAAGAGAGTTTTTGAAGAGATGGATTACTTAAACGAAGCTGAAAATGCAGAAAAGTTTAGAAATATGCATAAACATAACCAAATGATTGCCGTGCCAAAAATTTATAAAGAAATAACATCAAGAAGAGTTTTAACAATGGAATGGATCGAAGGTACAAAATTAACTAATTTAGAAGATGTAAAAAAATTAGGAATCGATCCTGACAAGATGATAGATATAGGCGTGCAGTGCAGCTTAGAACAGCTTTTAGAACATGGTTTTTTTCACGCTGACCCTCATCCAGGAAATTTATTAGCCTTGAAAGATGGCAGATTATGTTATTTAGATTTTGGAATGATGAGCGAAGTATCTAGAGACTCTAGGTCTGGTTTAATACAAGCAGTTGTACATTTAGTAAATAAAAACTTCGATAAATTATCTCAAGATTTTGTAAAATTAGGATTTTTATCCGAAGAAGTTAATCTTGAACCAATAGTTCCCGCATTTCAGGATATTTTCATTAATGCAGTTGAACAAGGAGTTTCAAAAATGGATTTCAAGAGCGTTACAGACGACATGTCTGGTGTTATGTATAAATTCCCATTCAGATTACCCCCATACTATGCGCTTATAATCAGGTCATTACTGACATTAGAAGGTATTGCATTAAGCGTCGACCCAAATTTTAAAATATTAGGTGCAGCTTATCCATATTTTGCGAGAAGATTGATGGAAGATCCTGACCCACAATTAAGAGAAAGTTTGAAAGAAATGCTTTTTGATGATAAAAAATTTAAATGGGACCGCTTAGAAGATCTTCTTTCTAACGCTGCAAAGCAAACAAATCTTGATTTAGAAAAGCTTTTAGATGAAGTCATCAATCTTCTCTTTTCACCAAAAGGAGGGTTTCTAAGAAATGAAATAATTGAAGGCCTAACAAATCAAATAGATTTAATAAGTCTTAAACTACTGAAAAATTTAAATCACTATCTTCCTAACTCAATTAAATTAAATATGACTGATGAAAATAACAACTTAAGTGACCTTATAATGTATGTAACACCATTAAGAAACTTTTTAGAGATTTTACAGAAAGTACCAGGATATTCTATTGATATTTTTCTAAAAAGAGTTCCTCGACTTATTAACGAGCCTTATACAAAAGAAATGGGTATAAAAATTGCAAAAAAAGTAACCGAAAAAGGAGTAGTTAGACTCGTAAAGATTGCCGCTGGAGCAAATATCTAATATGAACTTTAATAAAATTATAATAATAAAATTATTTTTTATTATTATAAATTTTCAATTTCTTTTTAATATTCCAAAAGCTAATGCTGCTGAAGAAATTAAAATTATATACAGCATTTTTTCTAGAACAATTAAAGTAAATTCATTAAAAACTTTTGCTCAAGAAGGTGAATCAACAAAAAAATTAAGAAGAATTTTAAGAGCAACTAGATCTACAGACAAAGAAATTAGATCAGTATTAAATAAAGATTTTGAGCTCCCTATTACGATTGCAAGTAAATTAGTATATTCAGAAATAGGAAATGTTTTTTTAACAAGACTTTCATCTATAATCCACCCTCCCAGGGCAGATGATCAAAGAACAGGTATGTTGGCCCTTAGGGCGAGTGTAATTCAAGGTATTAACATAGGAAATGGGAAAATAAATATGATAAATTTTTTTGAAGGATATCCAACAAAAACTATTATTTTAGATGTCAACGCTTTAAGCAAAGTTATGAATAAAGTAGAATCAATTTCAGAACTATTAGACTTTTTTACAAACTCTCCTCTAGAAAAAATCAAAACAAATTAATGAGCTATGGTGTTATTAAATAAAATTAAGAATAAATTACGGATCAATTACAGAAAAAAAAGATGGCCTGGTCTAATTGATGCTTATAAACAATATCTTCCAGTTACAAAAAAAACTCCAATTATCTCACTAAACGAAGGAAATACT is a window encoding:
- a CDS encoding ABC1 kinase family protein, translating into MKEDFTDFIEVSGLLDYDPDTISKIYKKNPKRLLKRLWQTLIPIFAYIFSVGWDKLTGKLNNNETARFRAKELTNLLVELGPAFVKAGQALSTRPDIIPGILLEELSNLQDQLPGFNGDKAMELIEEDLGSKIDEIFLAIDKEPISAASLGQVHKGKLKNEEIVAVKVQRPGLREQITLDLYIVRNIAYWLKNNIGLIRSDLVALIDELGKRVFEEMDYLNEAENAEKFRNMHKHNQMIAVPKIYKEITSRRVLTMEWIEGTKLTNLEDVKKLGIDPDKMIDIGVQCSLEQLLEHGFFHADPHPGNLLALKDGRLCYLDFGMMSEVSRDSRSGLIQAVVHLVNKNFDKLSQDFVKLGFLSEEVNLEPIVPAFQDIFINAVEQGVSKMDFKSVTDDMSGVMYKFPFRLPPYYALIIRSLLTLEGIALSVDPNFKILGAAYPYFARRLMEDPDPQLRESLKEMLFDDKKFKWDRLEDLLSNAAKQTNLDLEKLLDEVINLLFSPKGGFLRNEIIEGLTNQIDLISLKLLKNLNHYLPNSIKLNMTDENNNLSDLIMYVTPLRNFLEILQKVPGYSIDIFLKRVPRLINEPYTKEMGIKIAKKVTEKGVVRLVKIAAGANI
- a CDS encoding AAA family ATPase, which produces MLIQLKIKNIALIEIIEINFEKGLNIITGDSGSGKSLVLDSLNVLFGGTNIPLKHLIRPGKDHCAIEAKFSSSFHINNWLISNGFQSSSSVLNIKRISYRKNNKVLSKYSLNNLSINKKSLEELGGLLIDFAGQSDTFIFHTQDKRRLIIDDLCSHEFRDTSAKIKKIWGESQFLKGLMNEKIESSRKQDENNLVIKQMLKSLEEANLNSSEEILELESLENKLVNNLEINHSIQSCLDNLNNFSHDEPSVAFLINQSIKNLNRTSDFDLKIQKFRDKLLDIQTYVEDLIFALNSYIQDIDNHESNLSEIQQRLFFLKNLERTFSLALPQLIEKRDQLRTHFLKNDKDNEIRNIENQIENLQSKLNSLFLNQSSERKKVAKQLQDSVISILRNLGLENANFSIQFSECKPSGDGIDNINFLFSANPDQKLAPLSNVISGGEMSRFLLAIKSSISKKPNTFFLDEIDNGLSGKSLFSLVELIKEISKGQQVLCITHQPFLAARGLAHFKVNKNVMDGITYTSISKLTTKKQRQHELIELIGGASAEVNDYASRLLDQAAA
- a CDS encoding alpha/beta hydrolase, with the translated sequence MNFNKIIIIKLFFIIINFQFLFNIPKANAAEEIKIIYSIFSRTIKVNSLKTFAQEGESTKKLRRILRATRSTDKEIRSVLNKDFELPITIASKLVYSEIGNVFLTRLSSIIHPPRADDQRTGMLALRASVIQGINIGNGKINMINFFEGYPTKTIILDVNALSKVMNKVESISELLDFFTNSPLEKIKTN